The Pseudomonas sp. SCB32 DNA window CATCCAGCCGGCACGCGATGCCGAGCACGCGCTGGAGCTGGCCAACGCCAGCGAGTTCGGCCTGTCCAGCGCGGTGTTCGGCGGCGACCTGGAACGCACCGTGCGCTTCGCCCGGCGGATTCACGCCGGCATGACCCACGTGAACGACATTCCGGTGAACGACGCGCCCAACGCGCCCTTCGGCGGCGAGAAGAACTCCGGCATCGGCCGCTTCAACGGCGACTGGGCGATCGACGAGTTCACCACCGACCACTGGCTGAGCGTGCAGCACGGCCCGCGTCCCTATCCCTTCTGACCGAACAAGCACAACAACGGAGAAGCCCATGCCTTGCATCCTTTCCCGCGGCGCTCGCCGCATCCTGCCTGCCGGCCTGGCGCTGGCCCTCGCCAGCATCACGCTGCCGGCCCTGGCCGATGGCGATGGCCAGTGGCACGGCGGCGCCAATGTCTACGCCAAGGTCTGCGGCCACTGTCACGAGGCCGGCGTCGGCCCGGTGATCAAGGGCCGCCAGCTGCCGGCGGAGTACATCAGCGCCGTGGTGCGCCATGGCTTCCGCGCCATGCCCGCCTTCCCCGCCGCCTACATCGACGACAACGCACTCAAGGACGTGGCGCAGTACATCCAGCAGTCCGCCGCGCCAGTGACCAAGTGAGGACATCGCGATGAATCTCGAACGTCGAACCCTGCTCAAGGGCATGGCCCTGGGCGCCGCTTCCGGCGTGGCGTTGAGCCTGCCGGGAAGCGCCTTCGCCAATGGCCTGGCGCAACCGCGAAGCGGCGCTCCGGCGCTGGTGCTGCTGGAGCGCCCGGCCCGCGACTCGGCCTTCCTCCAGGGCATCCTCGCCGCCGCGCCGGACGCCTCGCCGCGCGTGCTGCAGGCGTCCGTCGATGGTGCCTTCCTCAAGGCCCTCGACGCGCAGCTGCGTGCCGGTGGCGAAGTGCTCGGCCTGCTCGATGACGCCAGCGCCCTGCTCGCTGTGGAGCACGCCCGCAGTGCCGGCGCGCGGGTGCGCTGGCTCGGACAGCACAGCGTGGACGACGGCCGCTCGCGCCACCGCCTGCTCAGCGCCGACGCCAGTCACGGCTGCGCCAGCCGCCTGGGGCACGCCCTGGCGCTGTGCGGCGCCGGCTTCGCCCTCGACGAATCCCGCTTCGACGGCGCCCGCGCCCCGTTGCAACTGCAGGCCGCCCCCCGCAGTGCCGGCCAGGAGCAGCAATGGGCCGCCGCCCTCGGCTTCGCCCTCGCCGGCGCCGCCCCCGGCCGTCTCGCCCCCAGCGCCGTCGCCAGTGGGCTGAGCGGCCATTTCGTGTCTTTCTCGATCCAGGCCTGAAGGAGCCCGTCCCATGACCGAAACCAAGCAGAACGCCGTGCTCCCGCGTGGCGTGAAGAACACCGAATTCGCCAAGGCCGTGACCAAGTTCCGCGCCTTGCTGGGCGAGGACAACGTGCTGCTCAAGGATGACCAGCTGGTGCCCTACATGAAGATCATGATGCCGGTGCCAGACGCCGAGCACGCGCCCTCGGCGGCACTCACCGCCACCACCGTGGAGCAGGTGCAGGGCGTGGTGAAGATCTGCAACGAGCACCACATCCCGATCTGGACCATCTCCACCGGGCGCAACTTCGGCTACGGCTCGGCGGCCCCCGGCCAGCGCGGCCAGGTGATCCTCGACCTGAAGAAGATGAACAAGATCCTCCACGTCGACCCGGAGCTGTGCACCGCGCTGGTGGAACCGGGCGTCACCTACCAGCAGCTGTACGACTACATCGAGGAGAACAACCTGCCACTGATGCTGTCGATGTCGGCGCCCTCGGCCATCGCAGGCCCGGTGGGCAATACCCTCGACCGTGGCGTGGGCTACACCCCCTATGGCGAGCACTTCCTCATGCAGTGCGGCATGGAAGTGGTGCTGGCCAACGGCGACGTGCTGCGCACCGGCATGGGCGGGGTCAAGGGCGAGAACAGCTGGCAGGTGTTCAAGTGGGGCTACGGCCCGAGCCTGGACGGCATCTTCACCCAGTCCAACTTTGGCGTCTGCACCAAGATGGGCTTCTGGCTGATGCCCAAGCCGCCGAAGTACAAACCCTTCGCCATCCGCTTCGAGAACGAGAGCGACATCGCCGAGATCGTCGAAGCGCTGCGGCCACTGCGCATCGCCCAGATCATCCCCAACGCCCTGGTGATCGCCAACGTGCTGTGGGAAGCCGGCAGCGCCAACGTGCGCCGCAGCGACTACACCCGTGAGCCGGGCGCGACCCCGGACACGGTGGTCAAGCAGATCATGAAGGACAAGGGCCTGGGCGCCTGGAACGTGTATGCCGCGCTGTACGGCACCGAGGAGCAGGTCGAGGTCAACTGGAAGATCGTCCAGCAGGCCATCGCCGCACTCGGCAAGGGCACCCTGATCACCGAGGAGCAGGCGGCCGGCACCCAGCCGTTCGACTACCGCGCCAAGCTGATGAAGGGCGTGCCCAACCTGCAGGAGTTCGGCCTGTACAACTGGCGCGGCGGCGGCGGCTCGATGTGGTTCGCCCCGGTCAGCCAGGCGCGCGGCAGCGAGACCGACAAGCAGATGCAGCTGGCCAAGAAGATTCTCAACAAGCACGGCCTGGACTACGTCGGCGAGTTCATCGTCGGCTGGCGCGACATGCACCACGTGATCGACGTGCTCTACGACCGCACTGACCCTGCGCAGACCCAGGCGGCCCACGCCTGCTTCAGCGAACTGCTGGATGAGTTCGAGAAGCTCGGCTACGCCGTGTACCGGGTCAACACCGCGTTCATGGATCGCGTGGCCGACAGTTACGGACCGGTGAAGCGCCGCGTGGACCATGCGATCAAACGTGCGCTGGACCCGAACAACATCTTCGCCCCCGGCAAGTCCGGCATCGACCTCGACGCCTGATCCCCCCGCGCGGCCCCGGCCGGGACCGCGCGCTCTTTCCCTGCGCCCTGTAGGAACCAACCGTTCCTCACCACCCTCGGCGCGACTTCCCATTTCCCGGCAAATCGCCGATAGCGACCTAAACTGCATCAGGGCGCCGATTGACCGCGCCCGTCCAACGCCGGATGGAATCGGCTCCCGCCCCCGAAGGCAGAAGTCCGATAGCGAGCTCTGCAAACCGGCGCCCGAACCAGCGCACAGCCCTGAGCATCGCCATGGCAGATCTGCACCCGCTCTCGTCGAAAGCGCCACCCGTGCAATTGCAGGCGCAGATCCGCACCTTGGCGCAGGCTTTGCCCCAGCCACTTTCCGGCCTGTCACGCGCTCAGCTGTTCACGGCTCGCCTGGGCCCTCTCGCCCGCGCCTTCGCGCGGCGGACCACAACACCCGGCACGATGCTGACGGCCGACTCGAAGGATCAGTTACAGGAGACCAGCATGAGCATTCGCAATTCCAGGGAGCCCGCGGAAGACGCCCGCCAACCTGATCCGCAGCGTCCCTTCGCCCATCCGGACGATCATCTGTCGCAGCTCTACGATCTGCCACCGGGCCAGTTACCGGATATCCTGGGCGGCGCTCCCGGCCCGGCATCCACCTACTCCGCAGGCGGTGCCGACTACGCCCTTAAACAGCAGCAGAGCGCACAGCACACCCTGGACCAGCTCGACCAGCTGGATGAGACCCTCCAGCGGGAGGCGAGCCGGCCCGCCGTGATGGCTGCCAGCGCGCCAACTGCCCTCCCCGACAGCGCGCTCAGCCAGGCCGATCAACTGCTGGCGGCGGCGGTCTCGCCGCAGGCCAGCGACACGGAGAACGTGCTGCACGACGTGCAGACCACCCTGGACTCCCTTGCCGGCATGGCCCAGGGCCTGTCGCAGCAGCGACTGGAATCCATCAAGGAACGCGAGACCCTGGACGTGCGCCAGGAACAGGCCGACGAGCGCGAACGCCTGCTCAAGGAGCGTGAAGACACCTTGCGCCAATGGGAGCAGCGACTGCAGCAGGAGAAAGCCGCCCTCGCCCGGCTCGGCGAGCAACAGGCCGCCACCCTGGCCGAACGCAGCGCCACGTTGCAGGCGCTGGCCGAGAGCGTCGACAGCCGTGACCGCGCCACGGCCAAGCGCACCGAAATGCTACAGGCCGAGCAGCAGCAGCTGGAACGCAAACTGGCGCAGATGCGTGTCCGTCACACCGAGCTGGACGGCCGCGAAACGATGCTGCAACAGAAGGACAACGAGCTGACCGAACGCTTCAAGCAACTGGTGGACGCAAAGGAACGCTTCAGCTCCATCGTCCGCAGCTTCAACGAAACGGTGCGCTTCAACACCGCACTCAGCGCCATTACCAGAACAGTGGGCGGAGGGGACGACAGCATCTGATCGACCCTGCGGCAACCGGGGCCCGGTAGCCCCGGTTGCCAGCGGTTCGGCGAATGGGGAAAGCCGGCAAGTCTGCGCCGGGAGGGTGCACATGCCATGGGAGGCGCCCGCGATCAGCTTCCGCCTTGCCGCGAACGCCACGGGCAACTAGGGTGAAACCACCCGCGAACGCCGCGCCGTGCAACAGCAGGTGAGCCCGTCATGTCCCTCGTACTCTTTGGCCATCCCTTTTCGTCGTACACCCAGAAAGTCCTGATCGCCCTGTACGAGAACGACACGCCCTTCGAGTTCCGCTGCCTCGGGCAGGACACGCCGGAGCACTCGAAGGAGTGGCTGCGGCTGTGGCCTATGGCCAAGTTCCCAGTGCTGCAGGACGGTGAAAGCAGCATCGCCGAATCGAGCATCATCATCGAGTATCTGCAGCTCACCCAGGGCGGCGCGCAGCGTTGGTTGCCCGCCGAGCCGATGGATGCCCTGCAGGTGCGGTTCCTCGACCGCTTCTTCGATCTGCATGTGATGAGCCCGGTGCAGCATGCCGTCTCCGGCGCCCTGACCGGCGACGCGAGCAAGCGCCAGGATGGCCTCTCGGTCGCAGCCCAACGGCTCGAACTCGCCTACCGCTGGCTGGAAGGCCACCTGGCCGCCAGCGAGCTGTGGGCGCATGGCGATGACTTCACCCTGGCCGACTGTGCGGCGGCGCCGGCGCTGTTCTACGCCGACTGGACCCACCGCATCAGCGACGCCTACCCGCTGTTGCGGGCGTACCGTGCGCGCCTGCTGGCGCGTCCCTCGTTCGCCCGCGCCGTCGACGAGGCCCGCCCCTACCGCCCGCTGTTCCCGCTCGGGGCGCCGAACAGGGATTGAGCCCCAGGACGTAACGAGCAGGATCGACCAACGCCATGAAGGAAGGTCGATGCTTGCGTGCGCCGGCCATCCGCTGCGTAGCAGGTGATCGAGCTGGCCGCCCATGGGCGGCCCAGTTCCAGCAGGTTGCCCAGCACGGCGCGGCGGCGTGGATCGGTATCCGCGCCGGCCACCAAACTGCCGTCCAGCTTGAGCTCGGTGAAGGGCAGTTCGAGCAGGCGTTGCAGCGTGGAGTGGCCGCTGCCGAAGTCATCGATGGCCAGGCCGCAGCCGAGCAGGCGCAGCCGCAGGAGGTTGTCCAGGCTGATCGCGGGAGCCTGCAGCAGCCCCGTCTCCGTCAGCTCGAAGGTGATATTGCGCAGCCGGGCATCCAATCGGCGCAGCTGGAACTCCGCCCGCGCGGCGAAGCCCGGCTGGGCGATCTGCCCAGGCTCCAGGTTGAAGGACAGGCCCAGATCGGCGCGCCGGTAACGGTGCAACTGGCCCAGCGCCTGCTCCATCAACTCGAAGAGCAGCGCATCGAGCAGGCCGGCGCGGCGCGGCGCCGGCAGGAAGCATTCAGGCAGTGCCACTTCGCCACCCGGACGGCGCCAGCACGCGAGCACCTCGAAGCCACAAACCTGCCCCTGGTCCAGCGAGACGATCGGCTGCAGGGCCGCGTGATACTCACCGCGACCCAGCGCGCCGATCACCTCCCGGTCACTGGGCATTTCGCGCAGGGATGGCAACACCGGGGCATTCGCCCGCAGTTTGACGAAGCGGCCCAGCAAACCCTGCAAACGTCCGAAAGTCACCGGCCCGTTGCCGATGCACTGGGCCGGCAGCCCGTGCAGGGTGAGCAGGCGCGACAGGGCCGGCCAGGTGCCCGTCGCCAACTCGCCCAGCACGACGACCTCATGGGCGAAATGCAGGCGCGCCACTGCCTGGAGAAACTCCAGGCGCACCGCGGGACTCATCGCCAGGTCGCACAGCAGCAGGTCCACTGCGCCACTGTCACGCAGCCGGGCCAGGGCCTGGTTCTCACTGGTCATCTCCAGCACTTCGCTGTAGCCGAGCCGCTGCAGCGAGGCGGTTGCGAGGGCCGGATGGACGCCCGGCGACTGCAGGATCAGCGCCGTGGCGATGCGCCGGCGGCGACGCTCGCCCGGCGAGAGATTCCGGGAGTTGGGACGGATCATCATCGGCAGCCGCTCCCCCACTATCCCTGCACTGCGCAGGATGCCTCGGGTTCCTGCGTACCCGTTGCGCAGCGGGCCCGCTCGATACCCGGCGTCTCACTCCTCTCCGGAGCCCCCCCGGTTTCGTCCTCCGGCGCCGGGGCGTGGATGAGCAAGCCCAGGGGACTCGTGACGGCGTACGGCGCAAGGCCACCTGCGTCGAATGGGATGAGCATCAGCGTGGCAATGCAGAGCGACAGAGTGGCAATGGTCAGCCCGCCGGGGCTGGCGGACAGATGTCGGGATATGGCAAGGGAAAGTGACATGGACACCCGCTATCAGTCGGTAATGAACGTGCCGTCATTCTCTGGATCGGATGCGGGCGCATCTTCCGTGGTGCGCTCATGATTTTGTCGGTAAGTCTCAGGTGGAAAACGGCTCTGACAGACCCCGTGCGGATGGTCGGCCAGGACTCACGGTTGCCCTCGCCGAGCAATTCTGCTGGGATGCCGGTTCCCCCGTTTGCATGAGAAACGCCCATGGCCTCCTACGAGGAACTCTTCTCCATCGGTGAAGGATTCGCCGCCTTCGTCGCCCACGGACTGCCGGACGAAATCGCCGGGGTGCACGCGGTACAGGCCAGGCTGGCCACCGCCGATGCGGTCAGCGCCGCCACCCGCCAGCGCATGCAGGCCGTATCGCGGCGCTATCACCTGCTGGTGGCCGGGGAAATGTGGTGCCCGGACTGCCAGATCAACGTCACCGTGATGGACTTCCTGCAGCGTACCCAGCCGCGCATTGACCTGGCGGTGATCACCAAGGGCCGCGCCGAGGACGACCTGCGCGAACGACTCGCGCTGGAACGCATCCCGATCCCGGTGGTGGCCGTGCTGGATGAGCGCTTCGAACTGGTCGGCCGCTTCATCGAGCGTCCGCAGGTGGTCGTCGCCGGCGGCGATGCGCTGAAACCGGACTACCGCGCCGGGCAGTACCTGGAAGACACCCTGACCGACCTGCTGGATATCATCGAAGCGGCGGAAGGCCGCGCCTGATCGCCCCCTGACCTCCCGGCCGTCCCGCTCGCGGACAGCCGCCCATCCCCCGCCTCGCCACGCAGTGAACTCCTGGCGCCCATCGGCTGTCTGTCAGCTGTCGGCCCACCTGGGCGGGTTACATGGCATTTCGCCATTTGACGCTGAATCGCGTCATTTCCCGCCTTGTTCACAACAATTCACCAGGCCGGCGATTCCACTCCCGCTCGCCGGGTTTGTTCCTATCGCCATGTGAAGAAGACCCATGTCCCTATCCCGTTCGCTCACGCCCCGTGTTTCCCCCCTCCAGACCCGAGCCCTGAGCGCCTGTCTGCTCGGTAGCCTGCTGACGGCCACGCTGCCGGCCCAGGCCGAGGAGGCGCCAGGCAACACCCGCTGGGTGAACGACAGCCTGACCACCTACGTGCGCAGCGGCCCGACCGATGGCTACCGCATCGTCGGCACCCTCGTCTCCGGGCAGAAGGTCGAGCTGGTGAGCACCCAGGGCGACTACAGCCAGGTGCGCAGCGAGAGCGGCAGCACGGTATGGATTCCCAGCCGCGACCTGCAGGACAAGCCCGGACAGGCAGAGCGCCTGCCGCAACTGGAGCAGAAGGTGGCCGAGCTGAGCAGCCAGCTCGACGGCATCAACGACAGCTGGAAGACCCGCGTGCAGGGCATGCAGGAAACCCTGGATGCGCGCAAGAAACTGATCGACGAACTGCAGACCGCGCGCACCTCGCTGGACAACGAACTGAGCCAGGCGCGCTCCGACCTGCGCTCGGTGCAGGCGCAACTGGGCGACGAGAACAAGCAGGAGCTGATGCGCTACATGGCCTACGGTGGCAGCATCGCCGGTGCCGGGCTGCTGGCCGGCCTGATCCTGCCGACCCTGCTGCGCGTACGTCGCAAGCGCAACGACCAGTGGGTCTGAATCGGATCTGACGCCACTCCCGCGCCGTCCGTGGGTGGTTGCCGGCTTTCACTCATCCAGGTGGCAGACGCAACACAGCTTGTTGCCGTCCAGGTCGCGCACATAGGCGCCGTAGTAAGTGGGCGAGTAGTTCAGACGCAGTCCCGGCCCGCCCTCGTCGGCGCCACCCAGCTCCAGCGCGCGCCGGTGGAAGGCATCCACCTGCGACCGGGTCCGCGCCTCGAATGCCACCAGACTGCCGTTGCCGACGCTGGCCGGGCGCCCGTCGATGGGCACGTAGACGCAGAAGGCGATGTCACTGTCCGGATGGGTGAACACGGCGCGCTCCGGATTGTGACGGTGCGCCAGCAGGCCGATCCCCAGGGGTTCGAGCAGTCGCCGGTAGAAGCCGATGGCCCGTGGCAGGTCCGCGGTCCCGACGGTGATGTGGCTGAACATCGCTGAGTCCTCGTGGCGGCAGGCAATCGGTACCGGCGAAGGCTGTCTGGCGCCCCACAGCCCCGCCCTGAACTATACCCGCGCGCCTGCCATCCTCGGCGGCGCCCGGACGGACGTCAGTTGCCGGCGTGGGCGCGCTCGATGGCGGCCATGTCGAGCTTCTTCATCCCCATCACCGCCTGCAGGGTGCGCGAGGCTCTCACCGGGTCCGGATCGGCCACCATGTCGCCGACATGCCGCGGGCAGACCTGCCAGGACACCCCGAAGCGGTCCTTCAGCCAGCCGCACATCTGCGCCTCCACCGGCCCGCCGGCGGAGAGCTTGTCCCAGAAGTCGTCGATCTCCTTCTGGCTGTCGCAGTACACCTGCAGCGAGATCGCCTCGTTGAAGGCGAAGGCCGGCCCGCCGTTCAGGGCGATGAAGGTCTGGCCGTCGAGCACGAACTCCACCGCCAGTACCGAGCCGGGCACGCCACCGTGGCGGTCCTTTTCCGCCTCGGGGTAATAGCTGGTCTGGACGATCCGCGAATTGGGGAAGATGCCGGTGTAGAACTCGGCGGCCTCCTTGGCCTTGCCGTCGAACCACAGGCAGGGGCTGATGCGTTGCAGGCTGGACATGATGAATCTCCTGATTCTCGCGCGGTCGGCATGACCGGCATGCAGCTTGGTCGCCTGGGCGACGACGGAATCGACAAGTCTAGGCGGACTTTCCCGGAGCGCCGGGCGACCGGTCCGGCGGTGTGGCGACCCTTTCGCTGCGCGGCGGGCAGGTCCTGGCAGCAAACGGGCGACAGCTGTCCGGATTCGCTCCCTCGCCCTCGTTGTCGCGGCCCTGCCACGGATTTTCAATGACGGGAACCGCGACGCACCCCGCGCCGCCTCCTGAGAACCCAGCCCTGGAGCCCGCCATGAGCCTCGACCTGAACGGCGTGAAAGTCCCCGACAGCGCCCTCGCCCGCGCCATCACCGAGATGGTCCGCGACAACGCCACGCCCCTGCTCTTCCACCACTCTTCGCGCGTCTACTACTGGGGCGCACTGACCGGTGCGCGTCGGGGCCTGCGGTACGACGCCGAACTGCTCTACGCCGGCGCCATGTTCCATGACATGGGCCTGATGCCGCGCTACTGCAGCCAGTGCGAACGCTTCGAAGTGGACGGCGCCGATTGCGCCGCCGACTTCCTGCGCAGCCACGGCATCGGACAAGGCGATATCGACACCGTGTGGACCGCCATCGCCCTGCACACCACGCCGGGCATCCCGCAGCACATGAAACCGGAGATCGCCCTGGTCACCGCCGGCGTGGAAATGGACGTGCTGGGCATCGCCCACGACCAGTTCCCCGATGCACAGCGCGAGGCCGTGCTCGCCGCCCACCCGCGCGGCGGGCAGTTCAAGCAGGACATCCTGCAGGCCTTCTACGACGGCATCAAAGGCAAGCCGGAAACCACCTTCGGCAACGTCAAGGCCGACGTACTGGCGATGAAGGACCCCAGCTTCAAGCGCGGCAACTTCTGCGAAGTGATCCTCGGCTCCGCCTGGGACAGCTAACCCCGGGCCGGCACGGGCGAGCCCAGCACACCGGGCTCGCTCAGCAGTTGCGTCAGCCAGAGCATGAACACCCGCACCCGCTGCGGAAGGAGACGGTGGGCATAGAGCAGCGAGACGTCCATCGGTGGCAGCGCCACATCGTCCAGCACCCGCACCAGACGCCCCGCCTCCAACTCGTCGCGCACCCCGTGCAGCGGCGCCTGGATCAGCCCCAACCCGCCCAGGCAAGCGCTCTCATAGGCCTCGGCATTGTTCACCGACAGCGCACCGGCCATCGGCAGGCTGCGCGTCTCGCCGTGCTCCAGGTACTCGAAGCCCACCGGTCGCGAGCCCAGCACACTGACGTAATGGATCAGCCGGTGCCCAGCCAGGTCCGCCAGGCTCTTCGGTACGCCGTGGGCCGCCAGGTACGCGGGACTGGCGCAGGTGACCTGGGGCGAGCGGCCCAACAGGCGCGCCACCAGCGCCGGATCGTTCACCGCGCCGGCCCGTACCACGCAATCGAAGCCCTCGCGTACCAGATCGACGCGGCGGTCGGTGCAGCTCACCTCCAGCTCCAGCGCCGGATGCCGCGCCATGAACTCGCCCAGGCGCGGCATCACCAGCTTGCGCGCCATCACCGTCGGCATGTCCACCCGCAGCCGCCCACTCAATGCCTCGTCCTGCTGTCGGAACAGCCCCTGCAAGTCGTCCAGCTGGGCCAGCATGTCCTTGCTGCGTTCGTAGAGCACCAGGCCGTCCTGGGTTGCCGTGACCTTGCGCGTGGTGCGCTGCAGCAGGCGCGTGCCGAGCTGGGTTTCGAGGGTCTGGATGTGCTCGGACACCGTGGAGCGCGGCAGGCCCAGCTGCTCGCCGGCCTGGGTGAAGCTGGCCAGCTCGGTGACGCGGACGAAGGTGCGCAGCAGCTCGGGTCGGATCATGGCGGCTTATCGCTACTATTCGGGCTATTGTTCGGAACACCCGACCAGTATTTCCGAAACCAGCAGATTTATCACCACGGTAACGAACAATAAGCTCTCTCCATCCCCACCCGAACCGGAGCTTCGCCATGACCCGCAAGATCGCCCTCATCACCGGTGCCAGCCGTGGCCTTGGCCGCAACGCCGCCCTGCACCTCGCCGACGCCGGCATCGACATCATCGGCACCTACCGCAGCCAGGCCGACGAAGCCCGTGCCGTGGCCGCCGAAATCGAGAAGCACGGCGGCCGCGCCCTGATGCTGCCGCTGGACGTGGCCGACAGCGCCAGCTTCGATGCCTTCGCCGATCTGGTCCGCGACGGCCTGCGCAGCACCTTCAACCGCGACCGCTTCGACTTCCTGCTGAACAACGCCGGCATCGGCATCCACGCCAGCTTCGCCGAAACCACCGAAGCGCAGTTCGATCAACTGCTGAACATCCAGTTCAAGGGTCCGTTCTTCCTCACCCAGAAACTGTTGCCGCTGATCGCCGACAGCGGACGCATCCTCAACGTCTCCAGCGGCCTGACCCGCTTCGCCCTGCCCGGCTATGGCGCCTACGCAGCCATGAAAGGCGCCATGGAAGTGCTGACCCGATACCAGGCCAAGGAGCTGGGCGCTCGCGGCATCGGCGTCAACATCATCGCCCCCGGCGCCATCGAGACCGACTTCGGCGGCGGCCTGGTGCGCGACAACGCCGAGATCAACCAGCAGATCGCCAGCAACACCGCCCTGGGCCGCGTCGGCCTGCCGGACGACATCGGCGGCGCCATCGCCGCGCTGTTCGCCGACGGCAGCCGCTGGATCAACGGCCAGCGCGTGGAAGCCTCGGGCGGCATGTTCCTCTGAACCGCCCTCCGCTCCCGCCTCGTGCGGGAGCGCAGCTACCCGCGCCGCGTTCGCCAGCATTGGCCCAGCCGACGCGGGCAGCTACCATCCTGCGGTCGCCCTTTCCAGAGCCCCCAGGATTCCCACCATGAGCACCGCCCTGCTGATCATCGACGTCCAGTTCGACCTCTGCTCCGGCAGCAACCCCAACTTCGACATCGACAACGTGCTGCAGCGCATCAACGGCATGAGCCGCGCCGCCCGCGACGCCGGCGTGCCGGTGGTGCTGATCCAGCACGAAGACAGCGACATGCCCTACCAGAGCGAAGCCTGGCAACTGGAGCCGCGCCTGCTGACCGGCGAAGGCGACCTCAGGGTGCGCAAGACCACCCCGGACTCCTTCCTGCGCACCGAGCTCGCCGACCTGCTGCAGGTGCGCGGCATCGAACACCTGGTGATCTGCGGCCTGCAGAGCGACTACTGCGTCGACACCACCACCCGCCGCGCCCTCGCCCAGGGCTACGCGGTGACCCTGGTACGCGACGCCCACTCCACGGTGGACAATGCCGTGCTCAGCGCCGCGCAGATCAGCGCCCACCACAACGCGGTGCTGGGCAGCATCAGCAGCTTCGGCCAGCGCGCCAAGGTCATCCCCGCCGCCGACGTCCGTTTCTGATCGCCGACCGGACCGTGAGGAGAGCGCCATGAACTTCGACTGGAACGATATCCCGATCCTTCTCGCCCTGGCCCGGCATGGCAGCATGAGCGCCGCCGGACGGGCGCTCGGCGTCGACCCCTCGACCATGAGCCGGCGCCTGGTGGCGGCCGAGGCGGCATTGCAGACCCGCCTGTTCATCCGCGACAACACCGGCTACAAGCCCACTGAGGCCGGCGAGGCATTTCTCGCCCACGGCGAGCGCATCCTTGGCGACGTGCAGAGCATGCTGCTGGAAACCCGCAACGAGGCCAGTGCCATCACCGGCTCGGTGCGCCTGACAGCGATCGACTTCCTCTTCAGCCACTGGCTGGTGCAGCACATGCCGCAGCTGTCGCGCACCTATCCGAACCTGCAGCTGCAACTGATCCCGGCCAACCGCGCGCTGTCCTTCACCCGCCGCGAGGCCGACTTCGCCCTGCGCATGGCACGCCCGCAGGAAGACGCCGCGCTGGTGATGCGCAAGGTCGCCGACATCGGCTTCGCGGTATACGCCGCAACCGCCTTCGCCGAGCTGCCGCCGCAGGACTGGCCGCAGCAACCCTGGCTGGCCTATGGCGAGGAGCTGGACGAC harbors:
- a CDS encoding VOC family protein; the encoded protein is MSSLQRISPCLWFDGKAKEAAEFYTGIFPNSRIVQTSYYPEAEKDRHGGVPGSVLAVEFVLDGQTFIALNGGPAFAFNEAISLQVYCDSQKEIDDFWDKLSAGGPVEAQMCGWLKDRFGVSWQVCPRHVGDMVADPDPVRASRTLQAVMGMKKLDMAAIERAHAGN
- a CDS encoding TIGR04211 family SH3 domain-containing protein; its protein translation is MSLSRSLTPRVSPLQTRALSACLLGSLLTATLPAQAEEAPGNTRWVNDSLTTYVRSGPTDGYRIVGTLVSGQKVELVSTQGDYSQVRSESGSTVWIPSRDLQDKPGQAERLPQLEQKVAELSSQLDGINDSWKTRVQGMQETLDARKKLIDELQTARTSLDNELSQARSDLRSVQAQLGDENKQELMRYMAYGGSIAGAGLLAGLILPTLLRVRRKRNDQWV
- a CDS encoding cytochrome c, which gives rise to MPCILSRGARRILPAGLALALASITLPALADGDGQWHGGANVYAKVCGHCHEAGVGPVIKGRQLPAEYISAVVRHGFRAMPAFPAAYIDDNALKDVAQYIQQSAAPVTK
- a CDS encoding VOC family protein, whose product is MFSHITVGTADLPRAIGFYRRLLEPLGIGLLAHRHNPERAVFTHPDSDIAFCVYVPIDGRPASVGNGSLVAFEARTRSQVDAFHRRALELGGADEGGPGLRLNYSPTYYGAYVRDLDGNKLCCVCHLDE
- a CDS encoding FAD-binding oxidoreductase; translation: MTETKQNAVLPRGVKNTEFAKAVTKFRALLGEDNVLLKDDQLVPYMKIMMPVPDAEHAPSAALTATTVEQVQGVVKICNEHHIPIWTISTGRNFGYGSAAPGQRGQVILDLKKMNKILHVDPELCTALVEPGVTYQQLYDYIEENNLPLMLSMSAPSAIAGPVGNTLDRGVGYTPYGEHFLMQCGMEVVLANGDVLRTGMGGVKGENSWQVFKWGYGPSLDGIFTQSNFGVCTKMGFWLMPKPPKYKPFAIRFENESDIAEIVEALRPLRIAQIIPNALVIANVLWEAGSANVRRSDYTREPGATPDTVVKQIMKDKGLGAWNVYAALYGTEEQVEVNWKIVQQAIAALGKGTLITEEQAAGTQPFDYRAKLMKGVPNLQEFGLYNWRGGGGSMWFAPVSQARGSETDKQMQLAKKILNKHGLDYVGEFIVGWRDMHHVIDVLYDRTDPAQTQAAHACFSELLDEFEKLGYAVYRVNTAFMDRVADSYGPVKRRVDHAIKRALDPNNIFAPGKSGIDLDA
- a CDS encoding EAL domain-containing protein, with product MMIRPNSRNLSPGERRRRRIATALILQSPGVHPALATASLQRLGYSEVLEMTSENQALARLRDSGAVDLLLCDLAMSPAVRLEFLQAVARLHFAHEVVVLGELATGTWPALSRLLTLHGLPAQCIGNGPVTFGRLQGLLGRFVKLRANAPVLPSLREMPSDREVIGALGRGEYHAALQPIVSLDQGQVCGFEVLACWRRPGGEVALPECFLPAPRRAGLLDALLFELMEQALGQLHRYRRADLGLSFNLEPGQIAQPGFAARAEFQLRRLDARLRNITFELTETGLLQAPAISLDNLLRLRLLGCGLAIDDFGSGHSTLQRLLELPFTELKLDGSLVAGADTDPRRRAVLGNLLELGRPWAASSITCYAADGRRTQASTFLHGVGRSCSLRPGAQSLFGAPSGNSGR
- a CDS encoding glutathione S-transferase family protein, with the translated sequence MSLVLFGHPFSSYTQKVLIALYENDTPFEFRCLGQDTPEHSKEWLRLWPMAKFPVLQDGESSIAESSIIIEYLQLTQGGAQRWLPAEPMDALQVRFLDRFFDLHVMSPVQHAVSGALTGDASKRQDGLSVAAQRLELAYRWLEGHLAASELWAHGDDFTLADCAAAPALFYADWTHRISDAYPLLRAYRARLLARPSFARAVDEARPYRPLFPLGAPNRD
- a CDS encoding thioredoxin family protein; the encoded protein is MASYEELFSIGEGFAAFVAHGLPDEIAGVHAVQARLATADAVSAATRQRMQAVSRRYHLLVAGEMWCPDCQINVTVMDFLQRTQPRIDLAVITKGRAEDDLRERLALERIPIPVVAVLDERFELVGRFIERPQVVVAGGDALKPDYRAGQYLEDTLTDLLDIIEAAEGRA
- a CDS encoding HD domain-containing protein; translation: MSLDLNGVKVPDSALARAITEMVRDNATPLLFHHSSRVYYWGALTGARRGLRYDAELLYAGAMFHDMGLMPRYCSQCERFEVDGADCAADFLRSHGIGQGDIDTVWTAIALHTTPGIPQHMKPEIALVTAGVEMDVLGIAHDQFPDAQREAVLAAHPRGGQFKQDILQAFYDGIKGKPETTFGNVKADVLAMKDPSFKRGNFCEVILGSAWDS